The sequence ctcagacaacgatgagaaggcctaccgggaggaggtggctgatctagcactctggtgccaggagaacagcctcctcttgaacatcaaaaaaacaaaggagctgatcatggactttaggagggcacatcatccgaggacgtacactccattgaggataaatggggatcctgtggatagggtgaactgttttaaatatctgggagtccacatctctgaggatatgacatgggcatcacacgcctcagcactcgtgggtaaggcaaggcagcgcctttaccacctcaggcaattgaggaaattcagtgtcaccgaggatcctccagtgcttctacgcagcggcggtggaaagcatcttgtccgggaacattaccatctggtttgggaattgctctgccaaggacaagaaggctctgccgaacgcactatgggaacttcacttgcccccctgcaggaactatatatcaggaggtgcaactccagagccaacaatatcatgagagaccccttccacccctgcaatggactgttccagttgctacggtcaggcaaacgcctccgttgccatgcggtgagaacggagaggttgagaaggagtttcttcccagaggccattcggactgcaaacgcctatctcaccagggactaactctactgaacgtttttccttccattatttattatgtaaaggtatatgtgtgttatgattgtgtttataggttgtttgtctttttgcacaaaagtccgcgagcattgccactttcatttcactgcacatctcgtatgtgtatgtgacaaataaacttgacgacttgacttgaatagcggtgctggatgaaagggcccaatggcctcctcctgcacctattctctatgtttctatgtctttgtggGACTtgtgagggaactggagcacccggagaacagccacgcaggtcacagggagatcatgcaaactccacacaggcagcacctgtggtcaggatggaacacgggaCTCTGGCGCCGTGAAGCACAAACTCTGCAGACACGGGCGAGGTAATACGATGGGTACaactctccctccaccctctccctctcacctgttGTCCACTCCCCGGTCTCTCAGGAGTCTCCAGCTCCCTCCGGGAACGTTCTGGAAATTTCTGGAAATATCTGCTCTCCTGAATTCCGGAAATTTGTGCCTGGTCCGGCCTTTCCTGAcaatttgggggagggggagagaggggggggggaggagagagaggaagaaggaggaagagaaaaggggagagagggtgggacagagatagggtGGATAGGGGGGATAGTAgacaaagggggagagaggagttgaagagagagagagagaggagagggagcagctagagaggagagagtgggagaaagagggagagtgaaatgggaagagagagggagagaggtggtgcGGTGGAAGTGATGGGAGGCAGaagtggggatagagggagggagagagagccatTAGTTAGGGGATGAGGATTcatcctgcctcccattctgctCCCCGTGTTGCTGAAGGTTATTCAGCCCATCTAAATCAGTGCTATCTCCTTAACGCCTCACACCCACCCTTCAACTCTGACCCTAAACAGTTCCATggacagaggagggggagagtgagagaggaagcGGGAGAGAcgtggggtgagagggagagggagggggagggagagagagggagagggggagggggagagacacagggagagagcgagagggagggagagggagggagggagagggatagagggggagggaggaagagagagagggggagacggatGGAGGGGAGGTAGCATGACAGTGTcatggtgggggtggtgtgggtctctctctctctctctctctctcactctctctctctgtctctgtctctctctctctgtctctctctcaccccccctctctctctctctctctgtctgtctgtctgtctgtctgcgatagagtttccactagtgggagagtccaggaccagacggcatagccttagaattagaggacttgaggaatttctttagcgagagggtggtgaatctgtggaattgtttgccacacacagttctcgcccccccccccccctcacgtcagtctgaagaagggtttcgagctgaaaagttgcctatttccttcgctccatagatgctgcctcacccgctgattctccagcatttttgtccaccttcacttttcaagcatctgcagttcctactaaaacagttgtggaggccaattcagtggatatatttaaggcagaggtagatagtacaggtgtcaggggttatgggaacaaggcaggaaaatgggattaggagggagagatagatcagccatgattgaatggcggagtagactggatgggccggatggcctaattctgctcctaatctgaggaaagacattcttgccatagaggaagtacagagaaggttcaccagactgattcctggactttcatatgaagaaagactgaatagactcggcttgtactcgctagaatttagaaaattgagggttgatcttatagaaccttacaaaattcttaaggggttggacaggctagatgcaggaagattgttcctgatgttgcggaagtccagaacaaggggccacagtttaaggataaggtggaaatcttttaggaccgagatgagaaaaacatttttcacacagagagtggtgaatctctggaattgtctgccgcagaaggtagttgaggccagttcattggctatttttaagagagagttagatgtggcccttgtggctaagggtatcagggggtatggagagagggcaggtacgggatactgatttggatgatcagccatgatcatattgaatggcggtacaggctcgaagggccgaatggcctactcctgcacctattttctatgtttctatcaccaatGAACTCTCACcctatctgtctctctgtctctctccctgtaccTCTATCAGTGTGtgagtgtctctctctctctctctctctgccctgggTGTGTGTTTCGCTCCCCGGTTGAAGGTGGTGGAATGTAGTCAGACTGGATGGGACAGATGCCTGGCAGAAAACGCCCAGTgatcttagtgtgtgtgtgtgtgtgggtttgtgaacAAAAAatcctggggaaactcagcgggtgaggcaggatctatggagagaaggaatagatgacgtttcaggtctcaaaATGCTTTTTGTTTTCTTGTCAGGGgacagaaaatacatgattacagtcgagctgtCCATAGTATGCAGaaacgggataaagggaataacgtttggtgcaagataaagtccagtaaagcccagttatagataatccgagggtctccaatcaggtagatgggaggtcaggactgatcTTTAGCAGGTCAGATGATTCCTCAGTTCCATGAAaagaactgggaagaaactgtccctgattctggaggtgcgcattttcacaattctgtacctcttgccaagagacaatagacaataggtgtaggagcaggagcaggccattcggcccttcgagccagcaccgccattcaatgtgatcatgactggtcatccccaatcagtaccccgttcctgccttctccccatatcccctgactccgctatctttaagagccctatctagctctctctcgaaagcatccagagaaccgacctgaggcagagaattccacagactcaacactctctgtgagaaaaaatgtttcctagtctacgttctaaatggcttactccttattcttgaactgtggcccctggttctggactcccccaacatcgggaacatgtttcctgcctctagcgtgtccaagcccttaacaatcttatatgtttcaatgcctGATggtggagaggaaagagggattgactggagtgagagtgtgtgagtgaatggGAGTGTTTGTGTTAGTCCAAGAATCATACAGTGGGagcttcggcccaactggccacATCgtccatcatgccccatctacactagacccacctgcccacgattggcccatatccctctaaacctgtcctattgatTGTACCTGTCCATATATTACTGAAAcgttgggatcgtcccagcctcaactacctcctatgatgtgcgtgtgtgagagagaaatGGAACGATGCTGGCTGAGCttcactgtgtctgtgtgtgattcTCCCATGATTCTACCCAATCCCGAGCCTGTAGCCCTCTTTTCatccctcgctccctctccctccattcctcactccctttctcaccatcactccctctctccctccctccctctcactcactccatccctccatctCACCTCTCCAGGCCTCCCTCTCTCCGCAGGCCTGtcccccctgctctctccccgTAGCTCGGATTCCAGCGTGTGAACTCGAGGCTCCTTCATCCTCGACTGCCCCTCGCCCCTCCGACTcagctccctctcctctctcggcAGTCCCTGGTGAGAGGGTTAGAGACTCATCAgtcagggcggggggggggggggggggggggggggggggggcgggggggagggaggagggggggggagtaatGCTGGGGGGAGAACGTTTGAAGTGTAGGCCCGGGCATATGCCTGGTCTGTAGGCCTAGGCCTTTAGCTCCTTCCAGGCCTTTAGGCTTAAGGTTTTAGACCTGTGTCTAGTCTGTAGGCCTAGGCTTCTGACCCATGGCCAGGACAGTGGACCAGGCTTTGGGCTCCATTCGAGGCCTGTAGGTCTAGGCCTTTAGCCGCTTACAGGTATGTAGGCCCAGGCTTTTAGGCCTGTGTCTAGCCAGTAGGCTCAGGATTTTATGCAACTTCCAGGCCATTAAGCCCAGGCTATGGCCTACGTTCACGGCGAGTAGCCCCACACATTGAGGCCTGTGTCCAGCCTGTAGtttagttgaaagatacagcgtggaaacaggcccttcagcccaccgtgtccgcgccgaccagcgatccccacacactaacactatcctacacgctagggacaattaacattgaCCAAGTCaatttatcctacaaacctgaacgtcttcggagtgtggcagtaaaccggagcacacggaaaatacctacacagatcacggggagaacgcacaaacaccgtacagacagcacccatagtcagggtcaaacccgggtctctgcactgtgaggcagcaacattgcaccaccgtgccacccacatcaTTACACAGTATCCTGTAGGCTCAGGCTTTGTGTTGCATTCAAGGCCGCTAGGCCCAGCCTTTGACGCCACTGTCTAGCCGGGAGGCCCATGTTTTTAGCCACGTACAAGCcagtttttttggcctttctaGCCTCTAGGCCCGGACTTTGAGGCATCTGTCTAGCTGAGGCCTGTAGGCCTTAGTTTTAGGCTCCATTCAGGCCTGTAGGCAAAGGCTGTTCGGCAGGCAGCGAAAGCCTGGATTtgaagtgagggggggagggagggagagagctaaggaaggagggagggaaggacggagggaggggagtggagggaatgggggtggaggagaggaagggagaaagggagaggagggagggagaggaggcccAGGCTCTATAGCCACTTCAAGACCTGTAGGCCTAGACTTTTAGGCATGCGCCTAGCCTCTAGGCCCGGACTTTGAGGACTCCATCTAGCTTGCAGGCCCAGGTTTTAACCAATTCCAGGCATGTAGGGCCCAGCATTAGGCTCCATCTCAGCCTCTAGGCCCAGACTTTAGCTACCTCCCAAACTGTAGGCACAGGCTTTGGCTCAAAGACTTGTAGTCCCAGGCTTTggtttccatctcaacccctagGTCCTGGCTGTTCGGAAGGGCAGTGAAAGCCTGGATTTGAAGGCCATGGGTTTGGGCGGAAGGTTGAGTCGGGCCTAATGCCTTAGGCTCTGTGGGACTCACCTCCGTCTCCCACTCGGGCGGCTCCATGCGGCGGCCCAGCTGCCCGGCCTTCTCCGCCAGGGCCCTGGCCAACTCCACGATCAGGAACAActcctgccctctcctcctcAGCGCCTCCTTCAGCCTCTcggcctcctcctcctgctcccATCCGGGGCCGGGCCTTGGGGTGTAGGCATCACGCCGGCCCAGCGGGAAGGCCAGGAAATTCTCCTCCAGGGCCGGCCACACTCCCTCAGGCTTCAGGCCTCGACGGGCTGACATCAGTCCCCTGACTTCACCAACAGTTACCGGAGAGGCTCAGTGCCCAGAGTAGGCCtggctcactctcactcactcactcactcactcactcactcactcactcactcactcaccccactcactcactcactcacccacccactcactcacccactcactcactcactcactcactcacactcactcacccactcactcactcactcactcactcactcactcactcactcactcactcactcactcactcacccactcactcacacactcactcactcactcacccactcactcactcactcactcactcactcactcactcactcactcactcactcactcactcactcactcactcactcacactcactcacacactcacactcaccactcactcactcactcactcactcactcactcactcactcactcaccactcactcactcacactcactctctcacactctcactcacacacacacacacacacgcacacacacacaaaagctcCCACTCCCGTACACACTCTCTAGCACaagcactcacacactcacacacacactctctcacactcacactcactcactcacactcactcactcactcaccacacccactcactcacccactcactcactcactcacccaatcacccactcactcactcactcacccactcactcactcacactcgcacactcacatCCCCACTCACTCAATTCCTCCtcagtctccctccctcccttaatctatcactcacactccctccctcgatctctctttccctctcttcctcaCTCAGTCCCTGCATCTCCTTCTCTCACCCTTTCCTGCAATCCCCTTTTAtcaatctccctctctccctccctcaatatccctcctctccctccatctctttaTTCTTCCCTCACTCTTTTCCTTCCaccttccctccctcactcactatcTCCCTCCTGTCCTCATTCACTCGCTCCCACAATCCCGCATTCTCTCCCCCTACACTCAATCTCCTCACTCTTCCCTCTTTCACTTCCTCTCTAATCTCCCCGTCACTCCCTCTCTCAAtatacctccctctctctctcctccctcacgaCTGCCTTCACGCTCTTCCTCAATCTctgccactcctcccccccctctctctctc comes from Leucoraja erinacea ecotype New England unplaced genomic scaffold, Leri_hhj_1 Leri_1246S, whole genome shotgun sequence and encodes:
- the LOC129715558 gene encoding uncharacterized protein LOC129715558 isoform X1, whose product is MSARRGLKPEGVWPALEENFLAFPLGRRDAYTPRPGPGWEQEEEAERLKEALRRRGQELFLIVELARALAEKAGQLGRRMEPPEWETEGLPREERELSRRGEGQSRMKEPRVHTLESELRGESRGDRPAERGRPGEERPDQAQISGIQESRYFQKFPERSRRELETPERPGSGQQGRVQVGDSAEFEELQEPIQDSDPLRVLQQAIHSRDEAIRK
- the LOC129715558 gene encoding uncharacterized protein LOC129715558 isoform X2, whose amino-acid sequence is MSARRGLKPEGVWPALEENFLAFPLGRRDAYTPRPGPGWEQEEEAERLKEALRRRGQELFLIVELARALAEKAGQLGRRMEPPEWETEERPDQAQISGIQESRYFQKFPERSRRELETPERPGSGQQGRVQVGDSAEFEELQEPIQDSDPLRVLQQAIHSRDEAIRK